The proteins below come from a single Thermopolyspora flexuosa genomic window:
- a CDS encoding methylated-DNA--[protein]-cysteine S-methyltransferase, producing the protein MILTQTMQTPAGPLSLLVHDDVLVGAGFTADPEELHLRLAPELRALPLRPVGDVGKAAQAVRDYLDGDLAALDAIAARQHGSERRQRLLAALRAVPAGTVVTYAELAERAGMPRSAARAAGGACAGNLVAPFVPCHRVVPATGGVGSYYYGPEVKRWLLRHEGVPV; encoded by the coding sequence ATGATCCTCACGCAGACCATGCAGACCCCGGCGGGCCCGCTCTCCCTGCTCGTGCACGACGACGTGCTCGTCGGCGCCGGCTTCACCGCCGACCCCGAGGAGTTGCACCTGCGGCTGGCGCCGGAGCTGCGCGCGCTGCCGCTGCGGCCGGTCGGCGACGTGGGCAAGGCCGCCCAGGCGGTACGCGACTACCTCGACGGCGACCTGGCCGCGCTCGACGCGATCGCGGCGAGGCAGCACGGCAGCGAGCGGCGGCAGCGGCTGCTCGCCGCGCTGCGCGCGGTACCGGCGGGCACGGTGGTGACGTACGCGGAGCTCGCCGAGCGGGCGGGCATGCCGCGGAGCGCGGCCCGGGCGGCCGGTGGGGCGTGCGCGGGGAACCTGGTCGCCCCGTTCGTGCCCTGCCACCGGGTGGTGCCCGCCACCGGCGGGGTGGGCTCGTACTACTACGGGCCCGAGGTGAAGCGGTGGCTGCTGCGTCACGAGGGCGTGCCGGTCTGA